The DNA segment TCGGCCGGCGTCACCGCGCAAGCCGCCCTTGTGGTGCAGACCCGCTCCTATGCTGCACCCATCATCAACAGCATCACCGCCATCTCTCCTGCGGACTTCGGAGACTCCGCGCTGGTCTCCGTCTCCGCCCGCGATCCTGAAGACGGTGATTTGAGCTACGCGTGGACCTCCACCAACGGCAACATCGTGATTCTCACCCCCTCCTCTCGCACCACCGAGATCCTCGGCGGCCTGCCTGACGAGGTGGTCGTGCTCTCGGTGGAAGTCACCAACTCCGCGGGCAAGACCACCCGCGGTGAGACGCGCGTGCGTTTCCCGGGGATCTGATCATGGTCAGCGCTCCCCTCGTGGTCGTCTGACCGAACAGACGCCATCGAAAAAGCCCGCAGCGCATCGAATGCGCTGCGGGCTTTTTTGCATCTACCCCTGACTATGCCGTGCCTGAACGTAGGGCCGACCCTCAACGCGCCGGCGAGCTCGCCGCACCGTTGAACACAATATCACCGAAGTCGTGCAGCTCATCGGCCGTACCGGTAGTCGAGTTGATGCGCAGCAACTTCCCGTCGCCCGTGGTGCCAAACAAGATCCCCCAGGCCGCCGTCAGACCGTAGATATCGGCATGGCCGGTGCGCCCGCGAAGACTTCCCTGGCCGGTATCGCCGTTGAGCCACACCAGCTCATCATCCGACTGAAAAAGTCCACGCGGGGCGCTGCTCATCCAGATGGTGTTGCCCTTATCGATGACGCAATCCCCGCTGGAGCTAAAGCCCCCGCCGGTCTCTCCGACCAGCGCCACCGCCCCGCTCTCCAGATCCACGGTGTAGAGCTCATCGTAGGACGTCAGATAGCCCTGCCCGCCGGTATCGATGCACAACCCGTTGGGGTTGGCCAGGCCGGAGAGCGGCGCCATCATCGCCCAGCTCTCCGAGCCCGCATCAAAGCGGTAGAGCCCCTCCGCCGTGATGCCAAAAAGTCGGCCGTCGGGATGGGTATCGATGTCGAAGAGGCCCTCGGGCACCGAGCGCACCTCTTCGATCGTCAGCCGGAAAGGATCGATCAGATAGAGCATCGAGGCCGAATGGGCGTAAAACTCACAGACCACATCGGACTCAAGGTTCATGTCCAGCGCGCAGGCGTCTTCAACCACGCCGACGTCGGGGAGGTTGCCGGTGTCGTTCCCACCCACGTCCGCATCCTCGCCGGCGTCAGAGACGTTACCAGCATCGTCGACGCCGGCATCGTCGACGCCCGCATCTCCCTCGCCCGACCCGCCGCGCATATCCTCCACACAACGCCCGCTCACCGGATTAAAGCGCTCTCCCGGATCGCAGCTCTGCGCCTCGACCTCATCGCTGCCGCAACCTCCCAGCGCGATGACCATCGCTCCCAACACACACAGCGCCCCCGACGCGCTCCAACCACCGCGAGGCAGGTGCATCTTCTCTCCCTTAGCTTCCTGACGTCCCATCAGTGTAACGATCTCTTCTCCTACATTTCAACATATGTTCACACACCGCCACACCGATGTCACGAAAGTCAACAAAGGACGGTCACTTAGCCCCCTCACCGCAACCACGAAACGATCACCCGGCCATCAAAATCATCGCCACACCCACACACATCACCGCCGCGCCCACCAGTCGACGGGTGATGTTGCGCTCGCCAAAGAAGAAGTACCCGGCAGCGATCGCCGCGCTCACTCCCACCGCGCGCTTGACCGTCTCGACGTAGGCCACATCGATAAAGGAGTACGCGCTCAGCTGAAACGCCATCGCCCCCACCGCAAAAAGACTTCCCAGCGCCAGCCAACGCGGCGCGGACTTAAACTCGGTGAGCAGCGGCCCAAAACTCCCGTCACGCACACGCCGACTCAACGTGAAGATCGTTCCCACCCCGCCGGCCAGCACCATCGTATGCCAGATAGGGCTGGTCATCTCGGCCGCGCCCTTGTCCAGGATCGGCGTGATGCTCCAGATCATCGCCACGACCAGCATGAAGGCGCTTCCCCGCTCGGTCCACAGGGCCTTCAACGGCGCCAGCGGTCCGTCCTCTTTATTGCCCGGGTTCATAAAGAACGCGCCCACACACACGATCGCGATCCCCGCCCACCCGTAGTTTGAGGGCACCTGCCCCAAAAAGATCAGTCCGGTGATTGCTGTAAACACCGGCGTAAACGCCAGATAGGGCGTCGTCAGACTCAGGGGAGAGATCTGCACCGCGCGCAAAAACAAAAAGTTCGCCGCCAGATTCAGCATCACCGACACCCCGGCCGGCAGCACATAGGCCAGGGGCACACGGGGGTAGCCCGCCAGCAACGATTCCCCCATCAGCCCCTGCACCTGGGTGAGGCTGCCCGTGAGCAGAATGGGGTTGATATAAACCAGCTGTAAGAGCATCAGGCCGGCGACCGCGCCGGTGGCGCTCATCGTCCCGCCCACCTTCTTGCGAGAGATATCCAACACCGCCCAGCAGCTCGCTGAGGCCAGCGCCAGCACAAACCCGAGGGGAATCACGCTCAACATCGTGGGGTCCTACGTCCATGGCAGAGGTCGCGACGACCTCCCTGACAACATCGGTGGCACGGCGCGCGCCACCATCAACGCTCGCCACCGCATCTTCGAGGCTGAAGACGCCGAGGGAGAACGCCCGGCATAGTCTGCGGCGCGCCTGTACTCAAGTATCAAAGAGCAAGCGCCGCACCACCCCGGGCGCATAGCCACGGTAGAGCATATGGCGAAAAGCGCGCCGTTGGGTGCGTTCGTCCAACGTCTCAGGTGCCCCAAACTTCCCGAACAGATACGCCGAGGCGCGCGCCCTGAAACTCTCTTCGGACTCCACCAGGTCGAGCACAGCGTCGATATGCACCGTATCCACCCCGCGCTGGCGCAGGCGATGAGCGATCTGCGAGGGCCCCCACCCCTTTCGCGCCAGCGCCTGCCCCTGGGTCTCGGCAAAACGCGCATCGTCGAGGTAGCCCCGTTCCACAAGCTCCGAGAGCACCTCCTCGACCAGCTCCGGCTCAAAGTCGTAGCGACCCAACTTCTGGCGAAGCTCCCCGCAGGCATGATCGCGCCGCGCCAGGAAGCGATACGCCGCCGCCTCCACATCGTCGCGGGTGTGCTCTTTCGGTTCGGATTTCAAGGACTTCGGGGGCTTAAAAAGGCTCGACTTTCGACGGGTTAAGACTTACTACGGCCAGAGGCGTCGTCGCGACGGGTGAAAGTACCCTTCAGCGAGGCGCTGGCGAGGCGCAAAGCGCAGGAGATGCTATCGCATCGCCGAGGCTTTGCAACGCCGCCCGCGATGCTCTCAGCGCCGCCCGAGGCTGGCTCGACGCTGAGCTCGGGACCTAAGCCCACAAGGGGGCAACTCGGGCACATGCCGCGCCCCGAAAACGGTGGCGTTGCGACGCCCCGACACAATCGTTATCCTGCGCCGCCGCTGGCCCCTTTAAAAAGGCAGATGATGTCGAAACTCCCCTCCCCAACATCGCCCGAAGACGATCGCAACGCGACCTCACCCCAGGTCGGTCGTGGCGCGCTTATCGGCGGACTCATCGTCATGCTGCTCCCCGCTGGTGTCCCCATCTACCTGGGCCTCCAACAACCCGAGGGCGAGGGCATGTTCCTCTTTGTGCTCGCCGCGATTGTGGCCCTGATCAACGCAGGCATCGTCTACACCCTCTGGCGCTGGCTCCGCGATCAGACCTCCGACTCCGCATCCTGACCCCTACTCTTCTCTTAAGCTGTGTGCCCCATGTCCAACTCGCAAGCCACCGATGTTGAGCTCTCCATTGTCATCCCCATCTACAACGAGGAGCTCATCCTGGAGTCCTCCGTCGAGGAGCTCACCGCCAACATCGCCGCCGACCCTCGCTTAAGCTCGCGCACCTACGAGCTGATCTTAAGTGAGAACGGATCTTCGGATAACACCGTCGCCCTGGCCAAATCGCTCCAGGAGCGTTTTCCGCAGCTGCGTATCCTCCACAGCGACGAGCCCAACTACGGCCTGGCCATGCGCCGCGGCATCATGGAAGCCCACGGTGAGATCGTGCTCTGCGATGAGATCGATCTCTGCGACACCGACTTCTACGCCCGCGCCCTCGAGAAGATCGAAGGTGAAGGCTACGACCTGGTTGTCGGCAGCAAGGCCCTGGATCGCTCCATGGATCACCGTCCGGCCTTCCGACGCCTGGCCACCCGCGTGCTCAACGGCCTCTTCCGCGTCTTTCTGGGCTTCCATGGCACCGACACCCACGGGCTCAAAGCCTTCCGACGCCAGCGCCTGCTTGACGTCATCGATCGCTGCGTGGTCGACCGCGACCTCTTCGCCAGCGAGTTCGTCATCCGCGCCGAGCGCATGAACTTCCGCATGACCGAGATTCCGGTGCATATCGTCGAAAAGCGCCAGCCCTCCATCCACCTGGTGCGCCGCGTGCCCAACGTACTCAAGAACCTGGGCCGCCTGGTCTGGGTGATTCGCGTCACCAACCGATGAGCGCCCGCGCCTCCATCTCGGTCGACCTCGACGCCCTGACCTGCTACCGCCAGATCCACGGGCTGCCCCTGCAGCCCGTGGACGCTCAAGGCGACATCACCTGGCGGGTCGGCGTCGCGCGTCTTCTGGATCTTTTCAAAGAGCACAACCTCCACGCCACCCTCTTTGTGGTCGGCCGCGATCTGGAGCACGACGCCCACCGCGAGCTCGCCACGCGCGCGCACCGCGAAGGCCACGAGCTGGCCAATCACACCTACGATCACTTCTACGATCTGCGCCGGCGCACGTCGGACGTGATCCACGCGCAACTGCAGCGCTGCGACGACGCCATTGAGGCCACCGGCGCCCCGCGCCCGGTGGGGTTTCGCACCCCGGGCTACAACCTCAGCCACCCCCTGCTGCAAACCTCCCAACAGCTCGGCCATCGCTACGACGCCTCGGTCTTTGGCTGCGGTCCCTACTGGCTGGCCAAGGCCGCGGTGATGGCCTTTCGGGAGCTGCGCGGAGAGCCCAGCCGCAGCGACCGCACCGATGTGCGCGCGCTACGCGCGCCCCGCTCTCCTTATATCCCCGACCTGCAGCACTTCTGGCGCCGCGACATCACACCGCCCACCGACCCTGCATCAACCTACTGGGAGGTGCCGGTGGCCGTGCTTCCCGCCGGCAGCTTCCCGCTGATCGGCACCAGCCTGCACCTCCTCGATGCCCCGGGACTTGAGCGCCTCTGGCCGCTGATTGAGGCCTCCTTCCCCACCTACTTCGATCTTGAGTTTCACGCGCTCGACTTCATCGACGCCGACGACATCCGCGACGAGCCCGACGCCGACCTGCTCATCGCCCGCCAGCCCGACCTGCGCATCCCCTGGCAGAAAAAGCGCGCGCGCTACGCGCGCACCCTCTCGCTGATGACCTCAAAGCGCACCCTGACTCCGATGCGCG comes from the Lujinxingia sediminis genome and includes:
- a CDS encoding EamA family transporter; translated protein: MLSVIPLGFVLALASASCWAVLDISRKKVGGTMSATGAVAGLMLLQLVYINPILLTGSLTQVQGLMGESLLAGYPRVPLAYVLPAGVSVMLNLAANFLFLRAVQISPLSLTTPYLAFTPVFTAITGLIFLGQVPSNYGWAGIAIVCVGAFFMNPGNKEDGPLAPLKALWTERGSAFMLVVAMIWSITPILDKGAAEMTSPIWHTMVLAGGVGTIFTLSRRVRDGSFGPLLTEFKSAPRWLALGSLFAVGAMAFQLSAYSFIDVAYVETVKRAVGVSAAIAAGYFFFGERNITRRLVGAAVMCVGVAMILMAG
- a CDS encoding regulatory protein RecX produces the protein MKSEPKEHTRDDVEAAAYRFLARRDHACGELRQKLGRYDFEPELVEEVLSELVERGYLDDARFAETQGQALARKGWGPSQIAHRLRQRGVDTVHIDAVLDLVESEESFRARASAYLFGKFGAPETLDERTQRRAFRHMLYRGYAPGVVRRLLFDT
- a CDS encoding glycosyltransferase, whose amino-acid sequence is MSNSQATDVELSIVIPIYNEELILESSVEELTANIAADPRLSSRTYELILSENGSSDNTVALAKSLQERFPQLRILHSDEPNYGLAMRRGIMEAHGEIVLCDEIDLCDTDFYARALEKIEGEGYDLVVGSKALDRSMDHRPAFRRLATRVLNGLFRVFLGFHGTDTHGLKAFRRQRLLDVIDRCVVDRDLFASEFVIRAERMNFRMTEIPVHIVEKRQPSIHLVRRVPNVLKNLGRLVWVIRVTNR
- a CDS encoding polysaccharide deacetylase family protein translates to MSARASISVDLDALTCYRQIHGLPLQPVDAQGDITWRVGVARLLDLFKEHNLHATLFVVGRDLEHDAHRELATRAHREGHELANHTYDHFYDLRRRTSDVIHAQLQRCDDAIEATGAPRPVGFRTPGYNLSHPLLQTSQQLGHRYDASVFGCGPYWLAKAAVMAFRELRGEPSRSDRTDVRALRAPRSPYIPDLQHFWRRDITPPTDPASTYWEVPVAVLPAGSFPLIGTSLHLLDAPGLERLWPLIEASFPTYFDLEFHALDFIDADDIRDEPDADLLIARQPDLRIPWQKKRARYARTLSLMTSKRTLTPMRDLFATPKAAELFG